In one window of Macaca thibetana thibetana isolate TM-01 chromosome 5, ASM2454274v1, whole genome shotgun sequence DNA:
- the TKTL2 gene encoding transketolase-like protein 2 → MANDAKPDVKTVQVLRDAANRLRIHSIRATCASGSGHLTSCCSAAEVVSVLFFHTMKYKQTDPEHPDNDRFILSKGHAAPILYAAWVEVGDIGESDLLNLRKLHSDLEGHPTPRLPFVDMATGSLGQGLGAACGMAYTGKYLDKASYRVFCLMGDGESSEGSVWEAFTFASHYNLDNLVAVFDVNRLGQSGPAPLEHGADIYQNCCEAFGWNTYLVDGHDVEALCQVFWQASQVKNKPTAIVAKTFKGRGIPNIEDAENWHGKPVPKERADAIVKLIESQIQTNENPRPKPPVEDSPQIIITDIKMTSPPAYKVGDKIATQKTYGLALAKLGRANERVIVLSGDTMNSTFSEIFRKEHPERFIECVIAEQNMVSVALGCATRGRTIAFASAFAAFFTRAFDQLRMGAISQANINLIGSHCGVSSGEDGPSQMALEDLAMFRSIPNCTVFYPSDAISTEHAVYLAANTKGMCFIRTSQPETAVIYTPQENFEIGQAKVVRHSVNDKVTVIGAGVTLHEALAAADHLSQQGISVRVIDPFTIKPLDAATIISSAKATGGRVITVEDHYREGGIGEAVCAAVSREPDILVHQLAVSGVPQHGKTSELLDMFGISTRHIIAAVTLILMK, encoded by the coding sequence ATGGCCAACGACGCCAAGCCCGATGTGAAGACTGTGCAGGTGCTGCGGGACGCCGCCAACCGCCTGCGGATCCATTCCATCAGGGCCACGTGTGCCTCTGGTTCTGGCCACCTCACGTCGTGCTGCAGTGCAGCGGAGGTCGTGTCTGTCCTCTTCTTCCACACGATGAAGTATAAACAGACAGACCCAGAACATCCGGACAATGACCGGTTCATCCTCTCCAAGGGACATGCTGCTCCCATCCTCTATGCTGCTTGGGTGGAGGTGGGTGACATCGGTGAATCTGACTTGCTGAACCTGAGGAAACTTCACAGTGACTTGGAGGGACACCCTACTCCCCGACTGCCGTTTGTTGACATGGCAACAGGGTCCCTAGGGCAGGGATTAGGTGCTGCATGTGGAATGGCTTATACTGGCAAGTACCTTGACAAGGCCAGTTACCGGGTGTTCTGCCTTATGGGAGATGGCGAATCCTCAGAAGGCTCTGTGTGGGAGGCTTTCACTTTTGCCTCCCACTACAACTTGGACAATCTCGTGGCGGTCTTCGATGTGAACCGCTTGGGACAAAGTGGCCCTGCACCCCTTGAACATGGCGCAGACATCTACCAGAATTGCTGTGAGGCCTTTGGATGGAATACTTACTTAGTGGATGGCCATGATGTGGAAGCCTTGTGCCAAGTATTTTGGCAAGCAAGTCAAGTGAAGAACAAACCTACTGCTATAGTTGCCAAGACCTTCAAAGGTCGGGGTATTCCAAATATTGAGGATGCAGAAAATTGGCATGGAAAGCCAGTGCCAAAAGAAAGAGCAGATGCAATTGTCAAATTAATTGAGAGTCAGATACAGACCAATGAGAATCCCAGACCAAAACCGCCTGTGGAAGACTCACCTCAAATCATCATCACAGATATAAAAATGACCTCCCCACCTGCTTACAAAGTTGGTGACAAGATAGCTACTCAGAAAacatatggtttggctctggcTAAACTGGGCCGTGCAAATGAAAGAGTTATTGTTCTGAGTGGTGACACAATGAACTCCACCTTTTCTGAGATATTCAGGAAGGAACATCCTGAGCGTTTCATAGAGTGTGTTATTGCTGAGCAAAACATGGTAAGTGTGGCACTAGGCTGTGCCACACGTGGTCGAACCATTGCTTTTGCTAGTGCTTTTGCTGCCTTTTTTACTAGAGCATTTGATCAGCTCCGAATGGGAGCCATTTCTCAAGCCAATATCAACCTTATTGGTTCCCACTGTGGGGTATCCTCTGGAGAAGATGGACCCTCCCAAATGGCCCTGGAGGATCTAGCCATGTTCCGAAGCATTCCTAATTGCACTGTTTTCTATCCAAGTGATGCCATCTCAACAGAGCATGCTGTTTATCTAGCTGCCAATACCAAAGGAATGTGCTTCATTCGAACCAGCCAACCAGAAACTGCAGTTATTTATACCCCACAAGAAAATTTTGAGATTGGCCAGGCCAAGGTGGTCCGCCACAGTGTCAATGATAAAGTCACAGTAATTGGAGCTGGAGTTACTCTCCATGAAGCCTTAGCAGCTGCTGACCATCTTTCTCAACAAGGTATTTCTGTCCGTGTCATCGACCCATTTACCATTAAACCCCTGGATGCCGCCACCATCATCTCCAGTGCAAAAGCCACAGGCGGCCGAGTTATCACAGTGGAGGATCACTACAGGGAAGGTGGCATTGGAGAAGCTGTTTGTGCAGCTGTCTCCAGGGAGCCTGATATCCTTGTTCATCAGCTGGCAGTGTCAGGAGTGCCTCAACATGGGAAAACTAGTGAATTGCTGGATATGTTTGGAATCAGTACCAGACACATTATAGCAGCCGTAACACTTATTTTAATGAAGTAA